The following are encoded in a window of Armatimonadota bacterium genomic DNA:
- a CDS encoding NADH:flavin oxidoreductase, giving the protein MNFTPIGRLKTIEAFRDYLYECDPELGCDLELEGREGPLGQSLDIVAADGTTRTVGNRFCVQPMEGWDATADGAPTDHMLRRWRRFGESGAKLIWGCEAFAVQRDGRANPNQLFLNPEADTRAVLAGLLGELRSAHEAAFGTTGELVVGLQLTHSGRFSRPDGPMAPLIAENNPLLAAKYDLPKETHVLTDDELRAIRDRMIKAACVAADAGFDFVDVKACHGYLVHELLGARTRTGDYGGSFENRTRFFKEVVTGIRRERPGLIIGCRVSITDLPPFVEETGTRLGTPMNFEEHLPWSHGFGVQKDDPMRPDWSEPVAFLELARSLGVSMVNLTVGSPYYCPHFQRPAAYPPSDGYLPPRDPLLEVARHLRTVREIKARVPGLPLVGSGYSYLQDWLPYVAQSVVRNGHVDFVGLGRSTLTYHDLPADVLAGRELKRKRFCRTFSDCTTGPRTGKISGCFPLDPYYNQMPESKEIKAIRMAASKARSQTDE; this is encoded by the coding sequence TTGAACTTCACTCCGATAGGACGGCTGAAAACGATCGAGGCGTTCCGCGACTACCTCTACGAGTGCGACCCGGAACTGGGGTGCGACCTGGAGCTTGAGGGCAGGGAGGGGCCGCTCGGTCAGAGCCTGGACATCGTCGCAGCCGACGGGACGACGCGCACGGTCGGGAACCGCTTTTGCGTACAGCCCATGGAGGGGTGGGACGCAACGGCCGACGGAGCTCCGACAGATCACATGTTGCGCAGGTGGCGGCGGTTCGGCGAAAGCGGCGCGAAGCTCATCTGGGGGTGTGAAGCTTTCGCCGTGCAGCGCGACGGTCGCGCAAATCCGAACCAGCTTTTCCTAAATCCAGAGGCGGACACGAGGGCGGTGCTTGCAGGCCTGCTCGGCGAGTTGCGGTCAGCGCACGAAGCGGCCTTCGGAACAACAGGGGAATTAGTCGTCGGCTTGCAACTGACACATTCAGGAAGGTTCTCGCGCCCAGACGGACCGATGGCGCCGTTGATCGCCGAGAACAATCCGCTGCTCGCGGCGAAATACGATTTACCAAAGGAGACGCACGTGCTGACCGACGACGAGCTGCGGGCGATCCGCGACAGGATGATCAAGGCCGCTTGCGTCGCGGCGGACGCAGGATTCGACTTCGTCGACGTCAAGGCCTGCCACGGCTATCTCGTGCACGAACTGCTCGGCGCAAGGACGCGCACCGGCGACTACGGCGGCTCGTTCGAAAACCGCACGCGGTTTTTCAAAGAAGTGGTGACAGGCATCCGCCGCGAAAGGCCGGGCCTCATAATCGGCTGCCGCGTGTCGATCACCGACCTTCCGCCGTTCGTCGAAGAGACCGGCACACGACTTGGCACACCAATGAACTTCGAAGAACATCTTCCCTGGTCGCACGGCTTTGGGGTTCAAAAGGACGACCCAATGCGACCGGATTGGTCGGAGCCGGTCGCGTTCCTCGAACTTGCTCGTTCGCTCGGAGTGTCAATGGTTAATCTCACCGTCGGGTCACCGTACTACTGTCCGCACTTCCAGCGGCCGGCGGCCTACCCGCCGAGCGACGGATACCTGCCGCCGCGGGACCCGCTCCTGGAGGTGGCAAGACACTTGAGAACAGTGCGAGAGATCAAGGCGCGGGTCCCCGGTCTACCGCTGGTCGGTTCGGGGTACTCGTACTTGCAGGACTGGCTTCCGTACGTCGCCCAAAGCGTGGTCCGAAACGGCCACGTCGACTTTGTCGGTCTCGGTCGGTCGACGCTCACTTACCACGACCTTCCAGCAGACGTGCTCGCCGGTCGAGAGCTGAAAAGGAAGAGGTTCTGCCGAACGTTCAGCGACTGCACGACCGGACCGCGTACCGGTAAGATCTCAGGGTGCTTCCCGCTCGACCCGTACTACAATCAGATGCCGGAATCAAAGGAGATCAAGGCGATCCGGATGGCAGCCTCCAAAGCAAGGAGTCAAACCGATGAGTGA
- a CDS encoding PEP-CTERM sorting domain-containing protein — translation MTTVLVGHLTIMKTRLALASLLLTTCAISSAQTFDWENLSLGSFSSVVQTVGGITATGTGVGANVQVLDMTFAFAGFGTRSIYGDGGAGGNRVPLRVDFSAVLSQVRVEFGDGGNDDDGTVTITAFNSSDVQVDQESFAFGFNTGIESLTLDAPDISYIVGGTNGSIVNSVAFDNMSVTPVPEPASIIAIGAGLAALAASRRRNSAA, via the coding sequence TTGACCACAGTCCTTGTCGGTCACCTTACGATCATGAAAACCCGTCTTGCACTAGCTTCGCTACTACTAACCACTTGCGCCATCTCGAGCGCACAGACTTTCGACTGGGAAAACCTGTCACTTGGGTCATTTTCGAGCGTCGTCCAGACGGTCGGCGGCATCACCGCGACCGGCACCGGCGTCGGCGCGAACGTCCAGGTTCTTGACATGACGTTTGCTTTTGCTGGGTTCGGAACGCGCTCTATCTACGGTGACGGCGGCGCAGGCGGCAATCGAGTTCCGCTGCGCGTCGACTTCTCTGCGGTTTTGAGCCAGGTGCGAGTGGAGTTCGGTGACGGCGGCAACGATGACGACGGTACGGTGACGATCACGGCGTTCAACTCCTCGGACGTGCAGGTCGACCAGGAGTCATTCGCTTTTGGCTTTAATACAGGTATCGAAAGCCTGACGCTGGACGCGCCAGACATTAGCTACATCGTCGGGGGTACCAACGGTTCCATCGTGAACTCCGTGGCCTTTGACAACATGTCTGTAACTCCCGTGCCCGAGCCAGCAAGCATCATCGCCATTGGTGCCGGTCTCGCGGCCCTCGCTGCGAGCCGACGTCGCAATTCCGCCGCGTAA
- a CDS encoding divalent metal cation transporter gives MSDKQGEGLFRQYLRTMGPGFMQSAMTLGGGSAFAAIFAGAAFGYQLLWVAPLGMLLGVIVMSAVAWQTLSTGMDPYDALKKHAHPLFAWAFAWGGLISSVIWQFAQYALAGAMLSLLLGVKPWVGGLIALAWCVPVGLLYGKGGKFVRSYELLLTGMVWFIIVSMLVVVVRAGVPESGSLLKGFVPSIPPDWTGTDAAGGPTSIATNLVIVSGLAAAVGANMLFVYPYTLIRNKWGRGERKVALLDLVLGMLIPFTIAVTLMVIASASVFHFGDGAFVGSMIKPEDAARVFSDPDRLGQTVGVWVFGLGILAMALSSITMQMLASGFAGVKLFGFQNDSIGHKAFTLLPAVGVLGAIWWGEMAAWVPVPTNVICGIFLPAAYLGFLILHIKKDYLREDSPVGGKRLFWNVGMIVAILVISIGVGNVLITELPKYIDKFGGGG, from the coding sequence ATGAGTGACAAGCAGGGCGAAGGACTGTTCCGCCAGTACTTGCGCACGATGGGACCCGGCTTCATGCAGTCGGCGATGACGCTCGGCGGCGGCAGCGCGTTCGCGGCAATTTTTGCTGGCGCGGCGTTCGGCTATCAACTTCTATGGGTCGCGCCACTCGGCATGTTGCTCGGCGTTATTGTGATGTCGGCCGTCGCGTGGCAAACGCTCTCGACTGGGATGGACCCGTACGACGCGCTGAAAAAGCACGCGCATCCGCTGTTCGCCTGGGCGTTCGCTTGGGGCGGCCTGATCTCGTCCGTCATCTGGCAGTTCGCGCAGTATGCGCTCGCGGGCGCGATGCTGAGCCTTCTTTTGGGAGTCAAGCCGTGGGTTGGTGGACTGATCGCGCTGGCATGGTGCGTTCCGGTCGGCCTGCTGTATGGAAAGGGAGGGAAATTTGTCCGTTCTTACGAGCTTCTGCTGACCGGGATGGTGTGGTTCATCATCGTCAGCATGCTCGTCGTTGTTGTGCGGGCGGGAGTACCGGAGTCCGGTTCCCTGCTCAAAGGATTTGTTCCGTCGATCCCTCCCGACTGGACGGGCACGGACGCGGCCGGTGGGCCGACGAGCATCGCGACCAACCTCGTTATCGTCAGCGGCCTCGCCGCAGCAGTCGGCGCGAACATGCTGTTCGTCTATCCGTACACCCTGATCCGCAACAAATGGGGGCGCGGCGAGCGGAAGGTGGCGCTGCTCGATCTGGTCTTGGGGATGCTCATTCCGTTCACGATCGCCGTCACGCTGATGGTCATCGCCAGCGCGTCGGTGTTCCACTTTGGCGACGGGGCGTTCGTCGGTTCGATGATTAAACCGGAAGATGCGGCGAGAGTCTTTTCGGATCCCGATAGACTGGGACAAACCGTCGGCGTCTGGGTGTTCGGCCTTGGAATCCTCGCAATGGCCTTGTCTTCGATCACAATGCAGATGCTCGCGTCGGGTTTCGCGGGGGTCAAGCTTTTCGGCTTCCAGAACGATTCGATCGGACACAAGGCGTTCACTCTGCTGCCTGCCGTCGGCGTTCTCGGGGCGATCTGGTGGGGAGAGATGGCCGCGTGGGTGCCCGTCCCCACGAACGTGATCTGCGGGATATTCCTGCCCGCCGCCTACCTCGGCTTTCTCATCTTGCATATCAAGAAGGACTACCTCCGCGAGGACTCGCCGGTCGGCGGCAAGCGCCTGTTCTGGAACGTCGGCATGATCGTTGCGATCCTCGTGATCTCTATTGGAGTTGGAAATGTGCTGATTACCGAACTGCCGAAGTACATCGATAAATTCGGCGGCGGGGGATGA
- a CDS encoding PEP-CTERM sorting domain-containing protein yields MKTRILIAASLLSLGSFASAQVFDWENLGLGNFSSVSQTVSGITATGTGVGGTIDVLDFGSFTNFSTFGTRSIVGGGDPRVAIRVDFSIDLTLLTVQFGDIGVDDDGTVTVTAYNSSNAVVDTNSMNYGLMDRPASLTLSAPDISYFIGVSGGPFPNTLVWDNMTVTPVPEPATMIALLAGVSALVARRRRKSAA; encoded by the coding sequence ATGAAAACACGAATCTTGATCGCTGCCAGCCTTCTTAGTCTGGGATCCTTCGCATCTGCCCAAGTTTTCGATTGGGAAAACTTAGGTCTTGGGAATTTCTCTAGCGTCTCGCAGACGGTAAGCGGCATCACTGCGACGGGCACCGGCGTCGGAGGGACCATCGACGTTCTCGACTTTGGTAGCTTTACTAACTTTTCAACATTCGGCACAAGGTCGATCGTGGGCGGTGGCGACCCAAGGGTAGCGATCCGCGTCGACTTCTCGATTGATTTGACCCTGCTTACTGTGCAGTTCGGGGATATAGGTGTCGACGACGATGGCACAGTGACTGTGACAGCGTACAATTCGTCCAACGCGGTCGTTGACACGAACTCGATGAATTACGGTTTGATGGACAGGCCAGCCAGCTTGACGCTGTCTGCGCCGGACATCAGCTACTTCATAGGAGTATCTGGCGGTCCTTTCCCGAACACGTTAGTCTGGGACAACATGACGGTGACGCCCGTGCCTGAACCAGCGACAATGATCGCGTTATTAGCAGGCGTTTCCGCTCTTGTTGCGCGCCGTCGTCGCAAATCTGCCGCGTAA
- a CDS encoding M61 family metallopeptidase, translating into MCLHRTLSLFALVAVAALSSGEIRYTVTPMPDEGKLLVSMSFIAPAGAFEVQMPNWSPGAYMLRDMGRSVSEFHAMDSSGNTLTVEHASDNSWSANLEHAARVFIAYTVPNRISEGAMHYSGPPTYMYLVGRKEEACRLRLDTPRGWKIAIGLDAIGDSYFDYTAPDYDVLADNPVTMGDFIELRYTSHGKPITIAMRGAPRNNVDRKRILRVCKEITDGQGDFFGGLPFSKFIWHFNVTPGQDGGGGLEHLSSTQISLAQGIGPRSIRVLAHEFFHLWNVKRIRSRVLGPFDYTELPETGALYWLEGVTDYYASLLTYRFGTLDQSAFLGDLVSNISNVRNNAARLEVSPYESSMRVGETNNGRGNSNGYQISYYNYGWVTGLVLDIEMRDRTNGERSLDDVMLALWEICKDDKPGFVEEEIRRQYVRFGGSDDFFDDVVMNPGQLPLEEQLARVGYQLTADQVPYVDNGFDARPGFGSGSVTVRRVSDSAASAGLKVGDVVLEINGESVQGTDRRDTMGKVRAALSEAKAGTAIRLKVRRDGEEHEISVVPVEAFRSVWKIEDVANGDEEKLALRKGWITGG; encoded by the coding sequence ATGTGCCTACACCGCACGTTGTCCCTGTTCGCCTTAGTAGCCGTCGCCGCGCTTTCGAGCGGGGAGATCCGGTACACCGTCACTCCGATGCCGGACGAAGGCAAGCTTCTCGTCTCGATGTCGTTCATCGCGCCTGCCGGAGCTTTCGAAGTACAGATGCCGAACTGGTCGCCTGGGGCGTACATGCTGCGGGACATGGGGCGGAGCGTTTCCGAATTTCACGCGATGGACAGTTCTGGAAACACCCTCACGGTCGAGCACGCTTCAGACAACAGTTGGTCGGCGAATCTCGAACACGCTGCGCGCGTGTTCATCGCCTACACCGTGCCGAACCGGATCAGCGAGGGCGCGATGCACTACAGCGGCCCGCCGACGTATATGTACTTGGTCGGGCGAAAGGAAGAGGCGTGCCGACTGAGACTGGACACGCCGCGCGGTTGGAAGATCGCGATCGGCCTCGACGCGATCGGCGACTCGTACTTCGATTACACCGCACCTGATTACGATGTGCTCGCGGACAATCCCGTGACGATGGGCGACTTTATCGAACTTCGCTACACGTCGCACGGAAAGCCGATCACCATCGCGATGCGCGGCGCGCCGCGCAACAACGTCGACCGAAAGAGAATCCTGCGCGTGTGCAAGGAGATCACCGACGGCCAGGGCGATTTCTTCGGCGGGCTCCCGTTCAGCAAGTTCATCTGGCACTTCAACGTTACGCCGGGGCAAGATGGCGGTGGCGGGCTGGAACACCTATCGAGCACGCAGATCAGCTTGGCGCAGGGCATCGGGCCAAGGTCGATACGAGTGTTGGCGCACGAGTTCTTCCACCTTTGGAACGTCAAGCGGATCCGCTCGCGGGTGCTCGGACCGTTCGATTACACCGAACTCCCCGAGACCGGCGCGCTCTACTGGCTGGAAGGTGTCACGGACTACTATGCATCGCTCTTGACGTATCGGTTCGGCACGTTGGACCAGTCCGCCTTCCTCGGCGACCTGGTATCAAACATCAGTAACGTCCGCAACAACGCTGCGCGCCTGGAAGTCTCGCCGTACGAGTCCAGCATGCGCGTCGGCGAGACGAACAACGGGCGCGGCAACAGCAACGGCTACCAGATCAGCTACTACAACTACGGCTGGGTGACCGGACTGGTCCTCGATATCGAGATGCGTGATCGGACGAACGGCGAACGCTCGCTCGACGACGTAATGCTCGCCCTGTGGGAGATTTGCAAAGACGACAAACCAGGATTCGTCGAAGAAGAAATCCGTCGGCAGTACGTGCGGTTCGGCGGCTCAGACGACTTCTTTGACGACGTCGTCATGAATCCAGGCCAACTCCCGCTGGAAGAACAGCTGGCCAGGGTCGGGTATCAGCTGACCGCCGATCAGGTGCCTTATGTAGACAACGGCTTCGACGCCCGGCCTGGCTTCGGGTCGGGGAGCGTGACCGTGCGAAGAGTCAGCGACAGCGCGGCGTCCGCCGGCCTGAAGGTTGGCGACGTCGTGCTGGAGATCAACGGCGAAAGCGTGCAGGGCACAGACCGGCGCGACACGATGGGCAAGGTGCGTGCAGCGCTCTCGGAAGCCAAGGCCGGCACCGCTATCCGGCTAAAGGTAAGGCGCGACGGCGAAGAGCACGAGATCAGCGTCGTCCCTGTCGAGGCGTTCCGCTCCGTGTGGAAGATCGAGGACGTCGCCAACGGCGACGAAGAGAAACTAGCCCTGCGCAAAGGCTGGATCACCGGCGGATAA
- a CDS encoding DUF1772 domain-containing protein, translating to MNQLIPMVGTAALLGSALVGGVFFAFSSFIMKALGRVPPAEGIAAMQSINVVVINPWFMGAFFGTALLSLGAGGLAVADWGRPSAPYFLAGAILYLVGTIVVTILGNIPLNDQLAAVSATDPGAREVWAHYLSRWTMWNTVRTAAAMVAALLFTLGLMKSAGA from the coding sequence ATGAACCAGCTCATACCGATGGTCGGGACGGCGGCCCTGCTTGGTTCCGCCCTTGTGGGCGGAGTCTTCTTCGCGTTCTCGAGCTTCATCATGAAGGCCCTGGGCCGCGTGCCACCGGCAGAGGGCATCGCCGCGATGCAGTCGATCAACGTCGTCGTGATCAACCCCTGGTTCATGGGCGCGTTTTTCGGGACAGCGTTGCTTTCGCTCGGTGCGGGCGGGCTTGCCGTGGCAGACTGGGGGCGTCCCTCGGCGCCTTACTTCTTGGCAGGGGCGATCTTGTACCTCGTGGGCACGATTGTCGTTACCATCCTCGGCAACATCCCGCTGAACGACCAACTGGCCGCAGTGTCTGCGACCGATCCCGGCGCACGCGAAGTCTGGGCGCACTACTTGAGCCGGTGGACGATGTGGAACACCGTTCGGACCGCCGCCGCGATGGTCGCCGCACTGCTGTTCACGTTGGGCCTCATGAAAAGCGCGGGCGCGTGA
- a CDS encoding DUF1508 domain-containing protein codes for MVFNCYKDVRGEWRWRLKADNGEIIASGESYKNKQDCLHVIDLVKGSSDAAVKETED; via the coding sequence ATGGTATTCAACTGTTACAAGGATGTCAGGGGCGAATGGCGCTGGCGACTGAAGGCCGACAACGGCGAGATCATCGCATCCGGCGAGTCGTACAAGAACAAGCAGGACTGCCTTCACGTCATCGACCTGGTGAAAGGCTCCTCGGACGCTGCGGTCAAAGAAACCGAGGATTAG
- a CDS encoding DUF993 family protein: protein MTPLPEFRDDRWAELANGVDMAAPLPRLCYAAVHVAMLDSYREVGHMPDSPGAAHEIAEHIDWESTMSLRTSIARTGMGIAEAMDTAQRFSLGWDAARDLIERTGKLGIRFCAGASTDHLERVETTTQLVDGVCSQIETIRSAGGVPVILPMPLLPSLGTDASGYVEVYGDIVRNSSDGPLIVHWLGPMFMPSLEGYFPGDSFEKVMQLDPQKLRAAKISMLDGALEVRLRRELLKNDQVMLTGDDFHFAGLIAGDGSVERTTTLGDRDVPLGDFSHALLGIFDAIAEPAALALRLLDRGDRTGYDEIMSRCEALGQCVFEEPTRFYKTGLAFLSWLNGHQPNAMLVNHEETCRDREHLLRVARLADEAGAITDPKTASKRVEGWISESE, encoded by the coding sequence ATGACGCCTCTGCCGGAATTTCGCGACGACCGCTGGGCTGAGTTGGCCAACGGCGTCGACATGGCGGCGCCTCTTCCCAGGCTTTGCTACGCGGCTGTGCACGTCGCGATGCTGGATTCTTATCGGGAGGTCGGCCACATGCCCGACTCCCCCGGCGCGGCCCATGAGATCGCCGAGCACATCGACTGGGAGTCGACCATGTCCCTCCGGACTTCCATCGCACGAACAGGCATGGGGATTGCAGAGGCGATGGACACCGCGCAACGGTTCTCGCTCGGTTGGGACGCCGCGCGCGACCTGATTGAGCGAACTGGCAAGCTTGGTATTCGGTTTTGCGCGGGCGCGAGTACCGACCATCTCGAGCGTGTCGAGACGACTACGCAACTGGTCGACGGCGTATGTTCGCAGATCGAAACGATCCGCTCGGCTGGCGGCGTTCCGGTGATCCTACCAATGCCGCTGCTCCCATCTCTTGGCACTGACGCCAGCGGCTACGTCGAGGTGTACGGCGACATCGTGCGGAACTCGTCCGACGGGCCGTTGATCGTCCACTGGCTTGGCCCCATGTTCATGCCGTCGCTGGAGGGCTACTTCCCCGGCGATTCCTTCGAGAAAGTCATGCAACTCGATCCGCAGAAGCTGCGAGCCGCAAAGATTTCGATGCTCGACGGCGCGCTGGAAGTCCGTCTCCGACGCGAACTGCTGAAGAACGATCAAGTCATGCTGACCGGCGACGACTTCCATTTTGCGGGTCTGATTGCTGGCGACGGGTCAGTTGAGCGGACGACGACGCTTGGCGACAGGGACGTGCCGCTCGGCGACTTCAGCCACGCGCTCTTGGGCATCTTCGACGCGATCGCCGAGCCAGCGGCGCTGGCGCTGCGGCTCTTGGACCGAGGCGACAGAACTGGATACGATGAGATCATGTCGAGGTGCGAGGCGCTCGGCCAGTGCGTCTTCGAAGAGCCCACGCGCTTCTACAAAACCGGCCTCGCGTTCCTCTCCTGGCTCAACGGCCACCAGCCGAACGCGATGCTCGTCAATCACGAGGAAACCTGTCGCGACCGCGAGCATCTTCTCAGGGTTGCCCGTCTGGCGGACGAGGCAGGCGCGATCACGGACCCGAAGACCGCAAGCAAGCGCGTAGAAGGCTGGATTTCTGAGTCGGAGTGA
- the hppD gene encoding 4-hydroxyphenylpyruvate dioxygenase, translating to MAKDSFPLREVDHIRFYVNNARQSAYFYQHAFGFNIEGYHGLETGQKNEVDYLVKQGNVRFLFTAPIRPGHPMADAIGQHGDFAQDIAFGVDDVEWSYRTAVERGAESAREPFELRDDNGVVRMASIKTYGDVLHTFVNRDEFTGNFLPNFRTLNEPGDPIGVIEIDHVVGNVELGKMNEWVKWYEDVLGFTQIISFDDKDISTEYTALMSKVMASGNERIKFPINEPAEGKKKSQIDEYLEFFGGAGVQHIAMRTDDIIRTVTHLHNRGVLFLHVPQNYYDELTDRVGKIDEDISELAELGVLVDRDDEGYLLQLFTKPITDRPTLFYEIIQRKGAKSFGKGNFKALFESIEREQALRGTL from the coding sequence ATGGCTAAAGATAGTTTCCCCCTCCGAGAAGTCGACCACATCCGGTTTTACGTCAACAACGCCCGCCAGAGCGCGTACTTCTATCAGCACGCGTTCGGCTTCAACATCGAGGGGTATCACGGCCTCGAGACCGGCCAGAAGAACGAAGTCGACTACCTGGTCAAGCAGGGCAACGTGCGGTTTCTGTTCACCGCGCCGATCCGTCCAGGTCATCCAATGGCGGATGCAATTGGTCAGCACGGCGACTTTGCGCAAGACATCGCGTTTGGAGTCGACGACGTCGAGTGGTCTTATCGGACTGCGGTCGAGCGCGGAGCGGAGTCTGCCCGTGAGCCGTTTGAACTTAGAGACGACAACGGTGTCGTTCGCATGGCTTCGATCAAGACTTACGGCGATGTGTTGCATACGTTCGTCAACCGCGACGAGTTCACCGGTAATTTCCTGCCGAACTTCAGGACGTTGAACGAGCCGGGCGACCCGATCGGGGTGATCGAGATCGATCACGTCGTCGGAAACGTCGAGCTGGGAAAAATGAACGAGTGGGTGAAGTGGTACGAAGACGTGCTCGGATTCACGCAGATCATCAGCTTCGACGACAAAGACATCTCGACCGAGTACACCGCGCTGATGTCCAAGGTCATGGCGAGCGGCAACGAACGGATAAAGTTTCCGATCAACGAGCCGGCTGAGGGCAAGAAGAAGTCGCAGATCGACGAGTACCTGGAGTTCTTCGGCGGCGCGGGCGTGCAGCACATTGCGATGCGCACCGATGACATCATCCGCACGGTGACGCACCTGCACAACCGGGGCGTGCTGTTCCTGCACGTTCCACAGAACTACTACGACGAGCTGACCGACCGAGTGGGAAAGATCGACGAGGACATCTCCGAGCTTGCCGAGTTGGGCGTGCTGGTCGACCGCGACGACGAAGGTTATCTGCTGCAGCTGTTCACGAAGCCGATCACGGACCGCCCGACGCTGTTCTACGAGATCATCCAGCGCAAGGGCGCGAAGTCGTTCGGCAAAGGCAACTTCAAAGCGCTGTTCGAGTCGATCGAGCGCGAGCAAGCGCTGCGCGGGACTCTTTAA
- a CDS encoding dodecin domain-containing protein, translated as MAVARVTEISSTSSTSFQDAVQVGIARATKTLRDVQGAWVKEMKVDVNDGQITSYKVHMLVTFILEE; from the coding sequence ATGGCAGTCGCACGAGTAACCGAAATCAGTAGCACTTCCTCGACGAGTTTCCAGGATGCAGTCCAAGTGGGCATCGCCCGAGCAACCAAGACCCTGCGGGACGTCCAGGGGGCATGGGTTAAGGAGATGAAAGTCGACGTTAACGATGGGCAGATCACGAGCTATAAGGTGCACATGCTTGTGACCTTTATTCTCGAAGAGTAG
- a CDS encoding serine hydroxymethyltransferase, which produces MRTANPVKAVHRRQLSEVDPEVFEIIGREEQRQEQNLELIASENIASTAVREATACVMTDKYAEGVPGKRYYGGCEHVDEAERLAISRVKEIFGSKYANVQPHSGAQANMAVYHAFMKPGDTLMGLALTDGGHLTHGSPVAFSGQMYNIASYGLKDDETIDYDDVRAVALAAKPQIIVSGASAYSRAIDFAFFTKVAEEVGAIHMSDIAHYAGLIAGGVYPNPAGVAHIITSTTHKSLRGPRGGIILWDDKEYSKAIRMSVFPGLQGGPLMHVIAAKAVAFGLCLQPNWKEYAAQVKTNAQSLAAALGEEGFRIVSGGTDSHLMLVDVRPFGITGKVAEEALDKANITTNKNTIPNDPEKPFVTSGVRLGTPAVTTRGMQEPEMKEIASHIAEVLRHHEDEDKIAAVKQKVITLCERFSIHGAQEDAHSVPSPLGEG; this is translated from the coding sequence ATGCGGACCGCGAACCCCGTCAAGGCTGTACACCGCCGCCAACTCTCCGAAGTCGATCCCGAGGTCTTCGAGATCATCGGCAGGGAAGAGCAGCGCCAGGAGCAGAACCTCGAGCTGATCGCCAGCGAGAACATCGCCAGCACTGCGGTGCGAGAGGCCACCGCATGCGTTATGACGGACAAGTACGCCGAGGGTGTGCCCGGCAAGCGGTACTACGGCGGGTGCGAGCACGTCGACGAGGCCGAGCGGCTGGCGATTTCGCGTGTCAAGGAGATTTTTGGAAGCAAGTACGCCAACGTCCAGCCGCACAGCGGCGCGCAGGCGAACATGGCCGTCTACCACGCGTTCATGAAGCCCGGCGATACGCTGATGGGGCTGGCGCTGACCGACGGCGGGCACCTGACGCACGGTTCGCCGGTCGCTTTCAGCGGGCAGATGTACAACATCGCGTCGTACGGTCTGAAGGACGACGAGACGATCGACTACGACGACGTTCGTGCGGTTGCGCTTGCGGCGAAGCCCCAGATAATCGTTAGCGGCGCGTCGGCTTATTCTCGCGCGATCGACTTCGCGTTCTTCACGAAGGTCGCTGAGGAGGTCGGCGCGATCCACATGAGCGACATCGCGCACTATGCGGGTTTGATCGCGGGCGGCGTATACCCGAACCCCGCAGGCGTCGCGCACATCATCACCTCGACGACTCACAAGTCTCTGCGCGGGCCGCGCGGCGGGATCATCCTGTGGGACGACAAGGAGTACAGCAAAGCGATCCGGATGTCCGTGTTTCCAGGTCTGCAAGGCGGGCCGCTGATGCACGTGATCGCAGCGAAGGCCGTGGCGTTCGGCCTGTGCCTACAGCCGAATTGGAAGGAGTACGCCGCGCAGGTCAAGACGAATGCGCAGTCCCTCGCGGCCGCGTTGGGCGAAGAGGGCTTCCGCATCGTCAGCGGGGGGACGGACTCGCACCTGATGCTCGTCGACGTTCGTCCGTTTGGGATCACGGGCAAGGTTGCGGAAGAGGCTCTCGACAAGGCCAACATCACGACCAACAAGAACACGATTCCAAACGATCCAGAGAAGCCGTTCGTGACTTCCGGCGTCCGACTCGGCACTCCGGCAGTCACGACTCGTGGAATGCAAGAGCCCGAGATGAAAGAGATCGCGTCGCACATCGCCGAAGTCTTGCGGCACCACGAGGACGAGGACAAAATCGCGGCGGTCAAGCAGAAAGTGATCACGCTCTGCGAACGCTTCAGCATCCACGGTGCCCAAGAAGATGCGCATTCTGTCCCCTCTCCCTTGGGAGAGGGTTAG
- a CDS encoding DUF559 domain-containing protein: MSESQKRLWYEVRAGRIGFKIKREVPLGVFTLDFYCHEALLCIEVDGEQHDPDKDRERDAALRDLGVETVRFSSIECFEEPESVAKHVLEICIQRSGRDPFREQDAPSP; this comes from the coding sequence ATGTCTGAGTCTCAGAAACGGCTTTGGTATGAAGTGCGTGCAGGCCGTATCGGCTTCAAGATAAAGAGAGAGGTTCCGTTGGGCGTGTTCACGTTGGACTTCTACTGTCACGAAGCTCTGCTGTGCATCGAAGTCGACGGCGAGCAGCACGACCCTGACAAAGATCGCGAACGAGACGCAGCTCTTCGAGATTTAGGCGTCGAAACGGTTCGGTTCTCTTCAATCGAGTGCTTCGAAGAGCCAGAAAGTGTCGCCAAACACGTGCTTGAGATTTGCATCCAAAGGTCAGGGCGCGACCCGTTTCGTGAGCAGGACGCACCCTCTCCCTAA